The proteins below come from a single Spirochaetota bacterium genomic window:
- a CDS encoding glycoside hydrolase family 2 TIM barrel-domain containing protein codes for MTQGTIALIRGNNFDSGWRFTTYAPEDEKRSEAPAFDDSSWRTVDLPHDWSIEAPFAADHPSQQHGGYVACGIGWYRKSFVLPADIGTRRVVFEFDGIYMAAEVFLNGSRVAYQPCGYTSFHCDVSDHVHRDGTPNTVAVRVDNSLQPSSRWYTGSGIYRNVRLTITDSLHLGQWGVTVTTPEVSEKRAVVKVSVAVQNDHTVTKRYRVNIAVIHKSARAAETVIEQTANKISTSMAEARISVDSPKLWDIDHPELYTLLVEIIENGTTVDSMTTAFGIRSIAFDIDGGFLLNGRSVKMKGVCMHHDNGCLGAAWNRSAEARRIRILKGMGVNAIRTSHNPPAPGLLDLCDEMGMLVMDEAFDEWRMNKYRTAMQGTHTAGKQAHPALALYGYSRFFDDWHEKDTRAFVRRDRNHPSVVIWSIGNEIPEQGRSLPDGIAIGRRLVGIVHEEDSTRAVTCGGMFVHFTRDDGFNDIVDVAGYNYSEPTYAAEHTKGRLIIGSETSSHKLVHKRGTYPLFEHPRKHNRSTLAEESWKIAETSLAITMENKYAAGLFMWTGFDYIGETGTYTWPWRSSFYGIVDTAGFPKDSYHYYRAHWTNETVLHLMPHWNWEGHEGSTITVRCLTNCDEVELCINGKSCGRKKREPYGHLTWDVCYERGTCSAKGYRSGKEIASCEIRTTGAPVRMELTADRSTITADGHDISYLTARLLDANGSVVPAADNDITFTAEGGRIAGVDNGDPEFVGNLRGNTIPVLAGMCIALAASDTPGTMTIQASSAGLPDASVAVSVR; via the coding sequence ATGACACAGGGAACGATAGCGCTCATACGCGGTAACAATTTCGACAGCGGATGGCGATTCACGACATACGCACCCGAGGACGAAAAGCGTTCGGAGGCGCCCGCTTTCGATGATTCGTCGTGGCGGACGGTGGATCTCCCGCATGATTGGAGCATCGAGGCGCCGTTCGCGGCGGACCATCCGTCGCAGCAGCACGGGGGTTATGTCGCCTGCGGCATCGGCTGGTACCGGAAGTCATTCGTTCTGCCTGCGGACATCGGCACGCGGCGCGTCGTGTTCGAATTCGATGGCATCTATATGGCGGCGGAAGTTTTTCTGAACGGAAGCCGCGTCGCATATCAGCCCTGCGGATATACGAGCTTTCACTGCGACGTAAGCGACCATGTACACCGCGACGGAACGCCGAATACGGTGGCCGTGCGCGTTGACAACAGCCTGCAGCCCTCATCACGCTGGTATACCGGCTCCGGCATATATCGGAATGTACGCCTCACGATCACCGACAGTCTCCATCTCGGACAATGGGGAGTGACGGTCACCACACCCGAGGTGTCGGAAAAACGCGCCGTCGTGAAGGTGTCAGTCGCCGTACAGAACGATCACACGGTCACGAAACGGTATCGGGTGAACATCGCCGTGATCCATAAAAGCGCACGCGCAGCGGAGACTGTAATTGAACAGACAGCGAATAAGATATCGACATCCATGGCGGAAGCACGCATTTCCGTCGACTCGCCGAAGCTCTGGGATATCGATCATCCTGAACTCTACACGCTGCTCGTAGAGATCATCGAGAACGGCACGACAGTCGACAGCATGACGACCGCATTCGGCATACGCAGCATTGCTTTCGATATCGATGGGGGATTCCTCCTCAACGGAAGATCGGTGAAGATGAAAGGCGTTTGTATGCACCATGACAACGGCTGTCTCGGTGCGGCATGGAACCGCAGTGCGGAAGCACGGCGCATCAGGATACTCAAGGGCATGGGTGTGAACGCGATACGGACAAGCCACAATCCTCCGGCGCCGGGACTGCTCGATCTCTGTGACGAGATGGGGATGCTCGTGATGGACGAAGCCTTCGACGAGTGGCGCATGAACAAATACCGCACCGCTATGCAGGGCACGCACACTGCCGGAAAACAGGCGCATCCGGCGCTCGCGCTCTACGGCTACAGCCGCTTCTTCGACGACTGGCATGAAAAGGACACTCGAGCGTTCGTACGCCGCGACCGCAATCATCCGTCGGTGGTGATATGGAGCATCGGCAATGAGATACCCGAGCAGGGCCGTTCGCTCCCGGATGGGATCGCGATCGGCCGACGGCTTGTCGGTATTGTCCATGAGGAGGACAGCACGCGAGCGGTCACCTGCGGCGGCATGTTCGTGCACTTCACCCGCGATGACGGCTTTAACGATATCGTCGATGTAGCCGGCTATAATTACTCCGAACCGACATACGCCGCGGAACACACGAAGGGACGCCTTATCATCGGAAGCGAAACCTCATCGCATAAGCTTGTGCATAAGCGCGGCACGTATCCATTGTTCGAACATCCCCGCAAGCACAACCGCTCAACGCTTGCCGAGGAAAGCTGGAAAATAGCGGAGACATCGCTCGCGATCACCATGGAGAACAAGTATGCCGCAGGGCTTTTCATGTGGACGGGATTCGATTATATCGGCGAGACCGGCACGTATACCTGGCCATGGCGAAGCTCGTTCTACGGCATCGTCGATACGGCGGGTTTCCCGAAGGACAGCTATCACTACTATCGTGCGCATTGGACGAATGAAACGGTGCTGCATCTCATGCCGCACTGGAACTGGGAAGGACATGAAGGGAGCACTATCACCGTACGCTGCCTGACCAACTGCGACGAGGTGGAACTGTGTATCAATGGAAAGTCGTGCGGACGAAAGAAACGGGAGCCCTACGGGCATCTTACATGGGATGTATGCTATGAACGCGGCACGTGTTCGGCAAAAGGATATCGCAGCGGGAAAGAGATCGCATCGTGCGAAATACGAACGACGGGGGCGCCTGTACGCATGGAACTCACCGCCGACCGAAGCACCATCACTGCTGACGGACATGATATTTCGTATCTTACCGCACGCCTGCTCGACGCGAACGGATCAGTTGTTCCTGCCGCCGACAATGACATTACATTCACTGCCGAGGGCGGACGCATCGCCGGTGTCGATAACGGTGATCCGGAATTCGTCGGCAATCTCCGCGGCAATACGATACCGGTTCTTGCGGGCATGTGCATTGCGCTCGCTGCATCCGACACGCCGGGCACGATGACGATACAGGCATCATCGGCAGGTCTTCCCGACGCTTCGGTCGCCGTGTCGGTACGCTGA
- a CDS encoding AraC family transcriptional regulator, whose translation MMTVLYRHRADTSMDGMAAGYGRYGMKQIAKNDIFQLVAERLAFTVLEHGYGTVGRWWNATQDAMPVNRLHVLFGTGGIMRDRTGDLAFKRGLVFINPIGSSCEQIWQRDFKTFYLHFRLELYPTQDIFAGTGRTLSYTADASMLSRLIALTQSKDLRDSIEAKALCLMLIAPLIAGSAQSLRRRIAVGEKYRDVFRAIDDSVSARVPPAEYAAKLGRNARSLMRSFRSDTGFTLKAYINRCLIERARYRLIFTDMKVKDIAHELGFNDELYFSRFFKRHTRTSPADHRTHNRGIIRG comes from the coding sequence ATGATGACTGTACTATACCGACACCGCGCAGATACGTCAATGGACGGAATGGCTGCGGGATATGGACGATACGGCATGAAACAGATAGCGAAGAACGATATTTTTCAGCTCGTTGCGGAACGGCTCGCCTTCACCGTACTCGAGCACGGCTATGGCACCGTCGGGCGCTGGTGGAATGCGACGCAGGACGCCATGCCGGTCAACCGTCTCCACGTACTGTTCGGCACCGGCGGTATCATGCGCGACAGAACGGGCGATCTTGCGTTCAAGCGCGGGCTTGTCTTCATCAATCCCATCGGCTCGTCATGCGAACAGATATGGCAGCGTGATTTCAAGACGTTCTATCTCCACTTCCGTCTTGAGCTTTATCCGACACAGGACATATTCGCCGGCACCGGGCGCACACTGAGCTATACGGCGGACGCATCGATGCTTTCACGGCTCATTGCGCTCACGCAAAGCAAAGACCTTCGAGACAGCATAGAGGCGAAAGCGCTCTGTCTCATGCTGATAGCACCGCTCATCGCCGGGAGCGCTCAATCGCTTCGGCGCCGCATCGCGGTCGGGGAAAAATACCGCGATGTTTTCCGTGCTATCGATGACAGCGTAAGCGCCCGCGTGCCGCCGGCGGAATACGCCGCGAAGCTCGGTCGTAATGCCCGCTCGCTCATGCGTTCGTTCCGGAGCGATACCGGCTTTACGCTTAAGGCATACATCAATCGCTGCCTCATCGAACGCGCGCGTTATCGGCTTATCTTCACCGATATGAAGGTCAAGGATATTGCGCATGAGCTTGGCTTCAACGACGAGCTCTATTTTTCGCGATTCTTCAAGCGGCACACACGGACTTCGCCTGCCGATCACCGTACGCACAATCGCGGGATCATACGCGGATGA
- a CDS encoding sugar-binding protein, protein MVRSNALIMCALFAAAVYGQRTVAASITLANGDGAVSVPNAADINPGSGDFMISFRMKAADQAKAHIVSKAGWAYNSYSAYIEGGKFHVELKLPNPPGKGFRLSVPVSSVLDNAWHDIRASFIRAGKCTFTIDGKIVDSKDMTDSGIAVVNEAPLIIGKGPAGGFTGELADVKVHAGYAPAAGSKKPEGAGDGAAKERHGSAPGGTIRMNDNGAFTIVDKEVMIKDGILYYIVNGTEIFNVRIIWSAPGLAYGQSDVGTLTNARMIADRREHIITGKIVNKDGTFTSGGFEIRVALADDGIISYHARIIDPEGKISATVRIIFPKFILDNTIYKDGDEAVTLGTTYGKENNRAYKSKVIDLFSGDVDRNVKLGFLESGGTDFVDRRGETASPYGDIRMRVAPSKEARLSIDIRNVDEKKLSAYRSRIVNEFDPLDFEKFNLAKLPNYAASLNRIQNPSFEEGFHSWEVRQWATVVGDTNHAEECIIIDDRTAYHGKKSLRYQLRRGSIPNPTRAYQPLSSLSTFPYQFKAGRQYTLSFYAKAEEASANAGLMFITKTWGKWMHTKNFSLTTEWKRYVTTFTPAETAGQLFLNVSEGGIKGERVHIWIDAVQLEESSADTPFTMKPIAVSMERTRNLQFVRDPKKMVFDLVNMTASPRSTDARVIIRDLFKNEIFSREWKSVSLSPGAPSPLAFDVASVMDHIGFYTIEVRLSGSEHNDYDFFRIAVIDPYSKDDMKSMKHNLVFSWGLFPSCNWPKNVALMRMLGTGGVEANNFTHCAKEIQDVFDREGMIVFGMMIDDGANARYMPDQDRIMKLLHTITDYDGPEMDEITAWFKNYFRQTKHFKFWKYANEPNLGIFDKPSIYNPKTFPQIMKRLYAVLKEEIPDAVVISPDPANNFDSARKWLDVLLESGGGRYFDILATHPYREKPERPSLEYDSEEFIKLADKHGFKGDLWYSEGGNWSQLYLPAIPVGRAFANTDSVRLGRFTSDVYGNRYCAAYNLRTMIITLRYADRIKMFLNWTTGGVYIDSVAGIPTDIGVGYNAVARMLGNSSFVRDFKYAETVKTFLFNNGSGAGVAAIWDFDDKLELAERSPLKFRLKNVNGITVTDVLGRPLAAEKKGEYLVFSIDYMPAFICGLPVKELEAVLTASTVEYGEKEAISISPKIIDHRTLSLMVKNKDAKPFTGTFTYAVNGNEASAPLAIGGLSERAFTVDLAPYISQSARYTIDVKGKVHTDRTLSERTERMNILFCSRTRGNIVIDGELDDWADYRYAVVGGTEDDAIDYRTGGGSYKAGAAYRADPLKAKFMFAYDDANLYMAVIVKDDVHYQPFPATKFWAADSIQLFIDAFKDGTENSLNMQDDYAYMLGSGVDGDQVFRNFSPQRQIAWLDNVVVEKGVPMKIKRDEEKKMTTYELCFPAKYINPVSIKKNSVIGLGLMVNDADENKSDPNIPRKTAVTTCNGKEGWMNPWNLSYFVFE, encoded by the coding sequence ATGGTTAGATCGAACGCCCTCATCATGTGCGCACTGTTTGCCGCCGCGGTGTACGGACAGAGGACCGTTGCCGCATCGATAACGCTTGCGAACGGTGACGGCGCCGTAAGCGTGCCGAACGCCGCCGATATCAATCCCGGCTCCGGGGACTTCATGATCTCGTTCCGTATGAAAGCGGCTGATCAGGCGAAAGCACATATCGTGAGCAAGGCCGGATGGGCATACAATTCCTATTCGGCATACATTGAGGGCGGAAAATTCCATGTGGAATTGAAGCTTCCGAACCCGCCGGGAAAGGGCTTCCGCCTGAGCGTCCCGGTATCATCAGTGCTCGACAATGCATGGCATGATATCCGTGCATCATTCATCCGCGCGGGAAAATGCACGTTTACCATCGACGGAAAGATCGTCGACAGCAAGGATATGACCGACAGCGGCATCGCGGTGGTGAACGAAGCGCCGCTCATCATCGGCAAGGGGCCGGCGGGCGGTTTTACGGGAGAGCTTGCCGATGTCAAAGTGCATGCAGGCTATGCCCCGGCCGCTGGATCGAAGAAACCTGAAGGCGCGGGTGACGGCGCAGCGAAGGAACGACACGGCAGCGCCCCTGGCGGCACGATACGCATGAATGACAATGGCGCATTCACTATCGTTGACAAAGAGGTCATGATCAAGGACGGCATACTCTACTACATAGTCAATGGGACGGAGATATTCAATGTGCGCATTATCTGGAGCGCGCCGGGTCTTGCCTACGGCCAGTCCGATGTAGGGACGCTCACCAATGCGCGTATGATCGCGGATAGACGTGAACACATCATCACCGGGAAGATCGTCAATAAGGACGGCACATTCACCTCGGGCGGGTTCGAGATACGCGTCGCGCTTGCCGATGACGGCATCATCAGCTATCACGCTCGCATCATCGATCCGGAGGGGAAGATCAGCGCCACCGTGCGTATCATTTTCCCGAAATTCATCCTCGACAATACGATCTATAAGGACGGTGATGAAGCGGTAACGCTCGGTACGACGTACGGGAAAGAGAACAATCGTGCGTATAAGTCAAAGGTCATCGATCTCTTCTCAGGGGACGTTGACAGGAATGTGAAGCTCGGCTTCCTTGAGAGCGGCGGTACGGATTTTGTCGATCGCCGCGGCGAAACGGCGAGCCCCTACGGCGATATACGCATGCGGGTAGCCCCATCGAAAGAGGCGAGACTTTCCATAGATATACGGAACGTTGACGAGAAGAAGCTGTCAGCATACCGCAGCCGCATCGTGAATGAATTCGATCCTCTCGATTTCGAGAAATTCAATCTGGCAAAGCTCCCGAACTATGCGGCGTCGCTCAACCGAATTCAGAACCCGAGCTTTGAAGAAGGTTTTCACAGCTGGGAGGTCCGCCAATGGGCCACCGTGGTCGGTGATACGAATCACGCGGAAGAATGCATCATCATCGACGACCGTACGGCATATCACGGGAAAAAGAGCCTGCGCTACCAGCTGCGCCGCGGGTCAATACCCAATCCGACGCGTGCGTATCAGCCGTTAAGCTCGCTCTCGACATTCCCCTATCAATTCAAAGCAGGCAGACAGTACACGCTCTCCTTCTATGCGAAAGCCGAGGAAGCATCCGCCAACGCCGGCCTCATGTTCATCACGAAAACGTGGGGGAAATGGATGCATACGAAGAATTTCTCCCTCACAACTGAGTGGAAGCGCTATGTGACCACGTTCACGCCCGCCGAGACCGCCGGCCAGCTTTTCCTTAACGTCAGTGAAGGCGGCATCAAGGGCGAACGCGTGCATATCTGGATAGACGCCGTGCAGCTTGAAGAGAGCAGCGCCGATACCCCGTTCACGATGAAACCGATAGCCGTATCCATGGAGCGCACACGGAACCTGCAGTTCGTGCGCGATCCGAAGAAGATGGTCTTTGATCTCGTGAACATGACCGCATCACCGCGCAGCACTGATGCACGCGTCATCATCCGTGATCTTTTCAAGAACGAGATATTCTCGCGCGAATGGAAGTCGGTATCGCTCAGCCCCGGCGCACCCTCGCCGCTCGCCTTCGATGTCGCTTCGGTGATGGACCACATCGGATTTTATACTATCGAGGTACGGCTCTCCGGGAGCGAACACAACGACTATGATTTTTTTCGCATCGCGGTCATCGATCCGTACTCAAAGGATGATATGAAGTCGATGAAGCATAATCTTGTCTTCAGCTGGGGGCTTTTCCCGTCCTGCAATTGGCCGAAGAACGTCGCGCTCATGCGTATGCTCGGCACCGGCGGCGTGGAAGCGAACAATTTCACGCATTGCGCAAAGGAGATACAGGATGTCTTTGACAGGGAGGGTATGATAGTCTTCGGCATGATGATAGACGACGGCGCCAACGCACGCTATATGCCCGACCAGGACCGCATCATGAAGCTTCTTCACACGATAACCGATTATGACGGGCCGGAGATGGATGAGATAACCGCATGGTTCAAGAACTATTTCCGTCAGACGAAGCATTTCAAGTTCTGGAAATACGCCAATGAGCCCAATCTCGGCATATTCGATAAGCCCTCCATCTATAACCCGAAGACGTTCCCGCAGATAATGAAGCGGCTTTACGCGGTACTCAAAGAAGAGATTCCCGATGCCGTCGTTATCTCTCCCGATCCGGCGAACAATTTCGACAGCGCGCGCAAATGGCTCGATGTGCTCCTTGAGAGCGGCGGCGGACGCTATTTCGATATTCTCGCAACGCATCCATACCGCGAGAAACCCGAACGCCCGAGCCTTGAATACGACAGCGAGGAATTCATAAAGCTTGCCGACAAACACGGCTTCAAGGGCGACCTGTGGTATTCCGAAGGCGGCAACTGGTCGCAGCTCTATCTCCCCGCCATTCCCGTCGGCCGTGCGTTCGCCAACACCGATTCCGTACGCCTGGGGCGCTTTACATCGGATGTATACGGCAACCGCTACTGCGCGGCGTATAATCTTCGTACCATGATAATCACCCTCAGATACGCCGACCGCATCAAGATGTTCCTCAATTGGACCACCGGCGGCGTCTATATCGATTCCGTCGCCGGCATACCGACCGACATCGGTGTGGGCTACAATGCCGTTGCGCGCATGCTCGGCAACTCATCGTTCGTGCGTGACTTCAAGTACGCGGAGACCGTAAAGACATTCCTTTTCAATAACGGTTCCGGGGCCGGTGTCGCCGCGATATGGGACTTCGACGACAAGCTCGAGCTTGCCGAGCGCTCACCATTGAAGTTTCGGCTCAAGAACGTGAACGGCATCACAGTCACCGATGTGCTGGGGCGTCCGCTCGCCGCGGAGAAGAAAGGGGAATATCTTGTGTTCAGTATCGACTATATGCCGGCATTCATATGCGGACTCCCGGTCAAAGAGCTCGAAGCAGTGCTCACCGCTTCAACGGTAGAATACGGCGAAAAGGAAGCGATATCGATATCACCGAAGATCATCGATCACCGCACGCTATCCTTGATGGTGAAGAACAAGGATGCAAAACCGTTCACCGGCACCTTCACCTATGCCGTCAACGGGAACGAAGCATCGGCACCGCTTGCGATCGGGGGATTATCCGAACGTGCGTTCACCGTGGACCTCGCCCCGTATATCAGCCAGTCGGCGCGCTACACGATAGACGTGAAAGGGAAAGTGCATACGGACAGAACGCTTTCCGAACGCACGGAGCGTATGAACATACTCTTCTGCAGCCGCACACGGGGAAATATCGTCATCGACGGCGAGCTCGATGACTGGGCGGATTACCGCTACGCCGTCGTCGGCGGTACTGAGGATGACGCCATCGATTACCGCACGGGGGGCGGCTCCTACAAAGCAGGTGCCGCATACCGCGCCGATCCGCTCAAGGCGAAGTTCATGTTCGCCTATGACGATGCGAACCTCTACATGGCCGTCATCGTGAAGGATGATGTCCATTACCAGCCGTTCCCCGCGACGAAATTCTGGGCGGCGGACTCGATACAGCTTTTCATCGATGCGTTCAAGGACGGCACGGAGAACAGCCTCAACATGCAGGACGATTATGCGTACATGCTCGGTTCGGGCGTCGATGGGGACCAGGTGTTCAGGAATTTCTCTCCGCAGCGCCAGATAGCCTGGCTCGACAATGTCGTCGTTGAAAAAGGCGTTCCGATGAAGATAAAACGCGATGAGGAAAAGAAGATGACGACATACGAACTGTGTTTCCCCGCGAAATATATCAATCCGGTTTCCATTAAGAAGAATTCGGTCATCGGCCTCGGTCTTATGGTGAACGATGCCGACGAGAACAAGAGCGATCCGAACATACCGCGCAAGACCGCGGTCACCACCTGCAACGGCAAAGAGGGGTGGATGAACCCGTGGAATCTGTCATACTTCGTGTTCGAATAG
- a CDS encoding heparan-alpha-glucosaminide N-acetyltransferase domain-containing protein, with product MRKRTMSSVPVDRDGAIDAFRGLTIVLMFIANYFEHIRTIPACLKHAPDIGITIVDFIAPFFIFAIGLTFAASVTKRAARDGAFKAAEHVIKRAFALIGIGMMFSIGEHSFGFANSIVVWGVLQAIGVAIILSFPFLFMPVFIRLSLALILLGAYQWALDTYWLSTVLHSSHAGLPGSLSWALLLVLSTVFGDILRKSKSFWTVSAALLAIGIAAAFFFPISKHRMSLSFVLITVSSGAIVFGGMRMLFKQKFDVPALRIVGTNPLVLYMTHLLLLSVFLVPSVPWWHTDPPLWLAAVQGLLFISVLVWLGFAMYRRKAFVSL from the coding sequence ATGAGAAAAAGAACAATGTCATCCGTACCGGTCGATCGCGACGGCGCCATCGATGCCTTCCGCGGACTTACCATTGTACTTATGTTCATAGCGAATTATTTTGAGCATATCAGGACCATCCCCGCCTGCCTCAAACATGCGCCGGATATCGGAATAACCATCGTCGACTTCATAGCACCGTTCTTCATCTTCGCGATAGGCCTTACCTTCGCCGCATCGGTCACAAAGCGTGCAGCACGCGACGGCGCGTTCAAGGCGGCCGAGCACGTAATAAAACGCGCATTCGCTCTTATCGGCATCGGCATGATGTTCAGCATCGGCGAACACTCGTTCGGTTTTGCGAACTCCATCGTCGTCTGGGGCGTACTGCAGGCTATCGGGGTCGCGATCATACTCTCGTTCCCGTTCCTCTTCATGCCCGTGTTCATTCGTCTCTCCCTGGCGCTCATCCTCCTTGGCGCGTATCAGTGGGCGCTCGATACATACTGGCTTTCAACCGTTCTTCATTCATCGCATGCCGGACTTCCCGGTTCATTGAGCTGGGCGCTCCTCCTCGTCCTGTCGACCGTATTCGGCGACATCCTTCGCAAGAGCAAAAGCTTCTGGACTGTGAGCGCCGCGCTCCTCGCCATCGGCATTGCCGCTGCTTTCTTCTTCCCGATCAGTAAGCACCGCATGTCGCTATCCTTTGTGCTCATCACGGTCTCATCCGGCGCCATTGTCTTCGGGGGTATGCGCATGCTGTTCAAGCAGAAGTTCGATGTCCCGGCACTGCGCATTGTCGGCACGAACCCGCTCGTTCTCTATATGACACACCTTCTGCTGCTCTCCGTATTCCTCGTACCGTCCGTTCCCTGGTGGCATACCGATCCTCCCCTCTGGCTCGCCGCTGTACAGGGGCTTCTCTTCATCTCCGTGCTGGTCTGGCTCGGCTTCGCCATGTACCGCAGGAAAGCATTCGTCTCACTGTAG